A part of Hippea maritima DSM 10411 genomic DNA contains:
- a CDS encoding purine-nucleoside phosphorylase, with amino-acid sequence MFRKIKNATDFIEKKLGKIDVAIITGTGIDIEIKGNKLKKLLYSEVPGMPIPSTKSHKGYFEFYKKGNLNVVVAFGRFHYYEKYSMQEVVFLPRVLGLAGAKLVILTNAAGGLNPLFKKGDLMVVKDHINLMGANPLKGDNIEELGEKFPDMSEPYTLKYAEKLKKTALSVGEQLREGIYVGVSGPSMETPAETRFFRLIGGDAIGMSTIPEVIALNHMGVDRMAVSVITNVNLPDCMEKAPIDEVISVAKSASKRLSKIINRFLEEGL; translated from the coding sequence ATGTTTAGGAAAATTAAAAATGCAACCGATTTTATTGAAAAAAAGCTTGGAAAGATAGATGTTGCAATAATAACCGGTACAGGCATAGATATAGAAATTAAAGGCAATAAACTTAAAAAACTTCTGTATTCTGAAGTTCCTGGCATGCCTATTCCATCTACAAAATCGCATAAAGGTTATTTTGAGTTTTACAAAAAAGGTAATTTGAATGTTGTTGTGGCGTTTGGGAGATTTCATTATTATGAGAAGTATTCAATGCAAGAGGTTGTATTTCTTCCCAGAGTTCTTGGTCTTGCTGGGGCTAAACTTGTAATTCTTACCAACGCAGCAGGTGGTTTAAACCCTTTGTTTAAAAAAGGCGACTTGATGGTTGTAAAAGACCATATAAACCTGATGGGGGCTAACCCTTTGAAGGGGGATAATATAGAGGAACTTGGAGAAAAGTTTCCAGATATGAGCGAGCCTTATACATTAAAGTATGCAGAAAAGCTAAAAAAAACAGCGTTATCTGTAGGTGAACAGCTTAGAGAAGGTATTTATGTTGGAGTTTCAGGTCCTTCCATGGAAACACCCGCAGAGACCCGATTCTTTAGGCTTATTGGGGGTGATGCCATTGGTATGTCAACGATACCTGAGGTGATTGCACTAAATCATATGGGTGTCGATAGGATGGCTGTTTCTGTTATAACTAATGTAAATCTCCCAGACTGTATGGAAAAGGCTCCAATTGATGAGGTTATAAGCGTTGCAAAAAGCGCAAGCAAAAGGCTAAGCAAAATCATCAATAGGTTTTTAGAGGAAGGATTATGA
- a CDS encoding amidohydrolase, with product MSVLIKNGYCINSQKEGYFDVLIEGNRIKTIDNNIKIETDYVIDAKECLVMPTFCNAHTHLAMSLFRGLADDLELMEWLTKHIFPAEAKYVSADMVYKCSKLSMLEAIRSGTSCFLDMYFFEEKVAEAAIEVGMRGVVTEGIIDFPTPDCSDAKEAIEKTKSLKEEFKNEPLIRVGFGPHSTYTLSFDSLKMVADALEEDDVVHIHVNESSSEIEAVLKDKGKRPIDVLIDIGLLSRNTFMAHCVKSSDKDIEKMKAYNANVINVPQSNFKLASGIAPIEKMINKGVNVFIGTDGSASNNNLDMIEEFRTSSLVQKVEFGQKAMDAKTTLKIASNFNGLFDDVGFLKEGNVADIVVMSLNDLEAVPIYNPYSFVVYAANSRAVRDVIINGKVILKDREFVCIDENRVKFEVKELAKKLGAL from the coding sequence ATGAGTGTTTTAATAAAAAACGGTTATTGCATAAATTCACAAAAAGAAGGCTATTTTGATGTTTTAATAGAAGGTAATAGAATTAAAACTATAGATAATAATATAAAAATTGAGACAGACTATGTAATAGATGCAAAAGAGTGTCTTGTAATGCCTACATTTTGCAATGCTCACACCCATTTAGCTATGAGTTTATTTAGAGGGCTTGCGGATGATTTAGAACTTATGGAGTGGCTAACAAAACATATATTCCCGGCAGAGGCAAAGTATGTAAGCGCTGATATGGTTTATAAGTGTTCTAAGCTTTCTATGCTTGAGGCAATAAGGAGTGGTACTTCTTGTTTTTTGGATATGTATTTTTTCGAAGAGAAAGTGGCAGAGGCTGCCATTGAGGTGGGCATGCGTGGTGTAGTAACAGAAGGTATTATAGATTTTCCAACACCGGATTGCTCAGATGCCAAAGAAGCCATTGAAAAAACTAAGTCTCTTAAAGAGGAATTTAAGAATGAACCTCTCATAAGGGTGGGTTTTGGTCCCCATTCCACATATACTCTTTCGTTTGATTCTCTAAAAATGGTAGCTGATGCCTTAGAGGAGGATGATGTAGTTCATATACATGTAAATGAAAGCTCAAGTGAGATTGAGGCTGTTTTAAAGGATAAAGGTAAAAGACCGATTGATGTATTGATTGATATTGGGCTTTTAAGCAGGAATACATTTATGGCACACTGTGTAAAAAGCAGTGATAAAGATATAGAAAAAATGAAGGCTTACAATGCTAACGTGATAAATGTCCCCCAGAGTAATTTTAAGCTTGCAAGTGGCATAGCACCTATTGAGAAGATGATTAATAAAGGTGTTAATGTCTTTATCGGAACAGATGGCTCGGCAAGCAACAATAATTTGGATATGATAGAAGAGTTTAGGACGTCTTCTTTAGTGCAGAAGGTTGAGTTTGGCCAGAAAGCTATGGATGCTAAAACAACGCTAAAAATAGCTTCAAATTTCAATGGTTTGTTTGATGATGTAGGGTTTTTAAAAGAGGGTAATGTAGCCGATATTGTTGTAATGTCTTTGAATGATCTTGAGGCTGTACCTATATACAATCCCTACTCTTTTGTTGTTTATGCAGCAAACTCAAGAGCTGTCAGAGATGTAATAATAAACGGTAAAGTTATTCTTAAGGATAGAGAGTTTGTTTGTATAGATGAAAATAGGGTTAAGTTTGAAGTTAAAGAATTAGCCAAAAAGCTGGGGGCGTTGTGA